The Muribaculum intestinale genome includes the window GATAAACGCCGCCAACGAGATTGCTGTCGACGCATTCCTCCACGAGCGTATCGGCTACCTTGACATACAACGTACAATAGAATCTACGCTCAACGATGTGCCATTCATAGCCTCGCCTGGCTACGACGACTATGTTGCCACCAACACACTCGCCCGCCGCATAGCCGAGGAGCATACCAAGAGCCGGTTCGACAAGAAGAGATAACACAATGGACGCATTTCTGATAAAAGCGGCGCAACTGATTGCCGCATTTGCCCTGCTCGTGATAATACATGAGTTCGGACACTATATTTTCGCCCGCATGTTCGGGATTAAAGTTGAGAAATTCTACCTGTTCTTCGACCCTTGGTTCTCGTTGGTAAAATGGCGGCCAAAGAAAAAGGCGACTAAAGACACCGTCGACAACCGCGCTACATGGCGCGACACCGAGTATGGCATCGGCTGGCTGCCGCTGGGCGGCTATGTGAAAATCGCAGGTATGATTGACGAGTCGATGGACAAAGAGCAGATGAGCAAGCCCGCGCAGCCCTGGGAATTCCGCTCCAAGCCGGCATGGCAGCGCCTGCTGGTGATGGTAGCCGGAGTGCTCATGAACTTCATTCTCGCCATAATCATCTATGCCGGCATAGCATGGTACTGGGGCGAGAAATATATCGAATACCGCGACGCCAAGGAAGGCATGGAGTATGCACAGTCGGCAAAGGAAATCGGATTCCGCGACGGCGACATACCCCTTCTCGCCGACGGCGAGGAGATGTACGCCTCCGACCCGTCAAGTCTGCTTAAAATGGTAGAGGCAAAGACTGTGACGGTACTGCGCGACGGACGCGACTCAGTAGAAATAGCCATACCGGAAAACTTCATTTTCCGCGTCAATGACGACAAGGGCTTCTTCACATACCGTCTGCCCGTAGTTGTCGACAACACCGTCAGCGGAGAACCCGCCGACAAAGCCGGACTGAAAACCGGCGACCGCATACGCACCATCAACGGAGAGCCCGCATCGACCTATACCGATTTCACCCGGCTACTCGCCGAAAACGGAGGCAAGGAAATCGAGCTCGGCATCGTCCGCGACGGACATCCCGCCGACATCGCCATCACTCCGACCGAAGGCGGCAAAATCGGTATCCAGCTACGCCCAATCACCGACATCTACCCTGTACACGTAAAGCGCTACGGCCTCCTTGAGTCGATACCCAAGGGTTGGGAAAACGGCACAGGAAAACTGTCGGCCTACGTCAGCTCGATGAAATACGTGGCCACAGCCGAGGGAGCCAAGAGCCTTGGTGGATTCGGCGCCATCGGCAACATGTTTCCCGACCGATGGAGCTGGATATCATTCTGGGAAATCACCGCATTCCTCTCGGTAGCTCTCGCATTCATGAATATCCTGCCCATTCCGGCGCTCGACGGCGGGCATATCATGTTTCTGCTCTACGAAATCATATCGCGGCGCAAACCCTCCGAGAAATTCATGGAGTATGCCCAGATATGCGGCATGGCATTCCTGTTCATACTGCTCCTCTATGCCAATGGCAACGACCTCTACCGGTTCTTCTTAAAATAAAGCCTCTCCTTATTAATATATTATGGAATATCCACGCATCACACTGCGCCGTGGCAAAGAACAGTCGCTTGAGCGATTCCACCCCTGGGTGTTCTCAGGAGCAGTGGCCGACACCCCCGACACTATCGAAGAAGGCGATATCGTAGCGGTGTACACAAGCGACGGCCGCATGATAGGCGTAGGCCACTATCAGATAGGCAGCATCACCGTGCGCATACTCGCCTGGGGCGACAAGGCCATTGACGAAGCATTCTTCTCCGACAGACTCAACGAAGCGTTTCGCATGCGGCAGGCTCTCGGACTGATACGCGACGACAACAACGCCTACAGGCTCGTACATGGCGAAGGCGACTTCCTGCCCGGACTTATTGTCGACATATATGGCGACACAGCGGTGCTGCAGGCCCACTCGCCGGGAATGCACTTTATGCGCGACACTATAGCGCGCGCACTCACTGCTCTTCCCGAAGCCGGCATCGCCAACGTATATTACAAATCAGAAACCACACTCCCCTACAAGGCCCATCTCGACCCACAGAACGAATATATCATCGGAGCCTTCTCAACCAACGTAGCGATTGAAAACGGCCTGCGCTTCAACATCGACTGGCTGAAAGGGCAGAAGACCGGATTTTTCGTAGACCAGCGCGACAACCGCGCCCTGCTTGAAAAATACGCCACCGGTCGTCGCGTACTCAACATGTTCTGCTACACCGGAGGATTCTCGGTATATGCAATGCGCGGAGGCGCCACGATGGTCCACTCCGTCGACAGCTCGGCCAAGGCAGTGACCCTCACCGAAGCAAACGTCGAGCTCAACTTCCCCGGCGACAGCCGCCACAAGGCCATAGCCCAGGACGCGTTCAACTATCTTGCCGAGATGGAGCATGGCGCCTTCGACCTCATCATTCTCGACCCCCCGGCATTTGCAAAGCACCGCAGCGCACTGAAAAACGCCCTCACAGGCTACCGACGCCTCAACGCAGCCGCATTCTCCAAAATCGCACCCGGAGGCATCCTATTCACATTCTCATGCTCCCAGGCTGTAAGCCGCGAACAGTTCCGCCTCGCAGTATTCTCGGCAGCAGCACAGAGCGGACGCAAGGTGCGTATACTACATCAGCTCACACAGCCGGCCGACCATCCGGTCAACATATATCACCCCGAAGGCGAATACCTGAAGGGACTTATCCTTTACGTCGAATAGACTCCCCACGTATATCTGTTATTATCCTAAAAAATGAACCTGTACCGACATATCGCATGCGGCTGCATAGCCGCAATGGCATTCACAACAACATCATCAGCAATGGCCGAAGACAAAAATGATTTCGACTACGTAGTCGACCGTTTCGCCGACATTGAGGTACTACGCTACCCAGTGCCCGATTTCGACAAACTGTCGCTGAGCCAGAAAATGCTCGTATACCATCTCACAGAGGCCGCCCTCGCCGGACGCGACATCCTGTGGGACCAGAACTGCCGCCTGAATCTCGAGCTGCGCGACATGCTCGAAAAAATATACACAGGATATCAGGGCGACCGCAACGACCCACAGTTCAAGGCTTTTGAGAAATACCTCAAACAGGTATGGTTCGCCAACGGCGTCCACCACCACTACTCAATGGACAAATTCACCCCCGAATTCTCCCGAAAGTGGATTATGTCGCAGCTCGTAAGGATGCCCGACAATCA containing:
- a CDS encoding class I SAM-dependent rRNA methyltransferase, with the translated sequence MEYPRITLRRGKEQSLERFHPWVFSGAVADTPDTIEEGDIVAVYTSDGRMIGVGHYQIGSITVRILAWGDKAIDEAFFSDRLNEAFRMRQALGLIRDDNNAYRLVHGEGDFLPGLIVDIYGDTAVLQAHSPGMHFMRDTIARALTALPEAGIANVYYKSETTLPYKAHLDPQNEYIIGAFSTNVAIENGLRFNIDWLKGQKTGFFVDQRDNRALLEKYATGRRVLNMFCYTGGFSVYAMRGGATMVHSVDSSAKAVTLTEANVELNFPGDSRHKAIAQDAFNYLAEMEHGAFDLIILDPPAFAKHRSALKNALTGYRRLNAAAFSKIAPGGILFTFSCSQAVSREQFRLAVFSAAAQSGRKVRILHQLTQPADHPVNIYHPEGEYLKGLILYVE
- the rseP gene encoding RIP metalloprotease RseP, coding for MDAFLIKAAQLIAAFALLVIIHEFGHYIFARMFGIKVEKFYLFFDPWFSLVKWRPKKKATKDTVDNRATWRDTEYGIGWLPLGGYVKIAGMIDESMDKEQMSKPAQPWEFRSKPAWQRLLVMVAGVLMNFILAIIIYAGIAWYWGEKYIEYRDAKEGMEYAQSAKEIGFRDGDIPLLADGEEMYASDPSSLLKMVEAKTVTVLRDGRDSVEIAIPENFIFRVNDDKGFFTYRLPVVVDNTVSGEPADKAGLKTGDRIRTINGEPASTYTDFTRLLAENGGKEIELGIVRDGHPADIAITPTEGGKIGIQLRPITDIYPVHVKRYGLLESIPKGWENGTGKLSAYVSSMKYVATAEGAKSLGGFGAIGNMFPDRWSWISFWEITAFLSVALAFMNILPIPALDGGHIMFLLYEIISRRKPSEKFMEYAQICGMAFLFILLLYANGNDLYRFFLK